One Lysobacter enzymogenes DNA segment encodes these proteins:
- a CDS encoding LysR family transcriptional regulator translates to MTLRPTDLSLLVSLDALLELKNVTHAARRLHISQPALSSQLARLRVLFDDPLLTPSDTGRGMVATPKAVELAAPLREAMDKLKSIGRRREERKSAASEVSFKIGGNTEAIAALAARLVRHAQRCEFDDVRLRLCFVRAQEPDLLAQFENGELDLLLGSSIQLPPALRFRKLGDDRYVMVQRLRHPRGVHAPALAEYCALQHVVVSEPGQDGAPIDDCLLGRGHRRSVAVQLPHWSNVRDILLETDMVATVPLSMLAADPASEGLACCELPFALPPMPLVIAWHRRSDRDPLHRRLREHRFGFDADDAAAPLPREARTGAVERLLAAVVPGAVQ, encoded by the coding sequence ATGACCCTCCGACCGACCGATCTGTCCCTGCTGGTGTCCCTGGACGCCCTGCTCGAACTCAAGAACGTCACCCACGCCGCGCGCCGCCTGCACATCAGCCAGCCGGCGCTGTCCTCGCAACTGGCGCGGCTGCGGGTGTTGTTCGACGATCCGTTGCTGACCCCGTCGGACACCGGCCGCGGCATGGTCGCCACGCCCAAGGCGGTCGAGTTGGCGGCGCCGCTGCGCGAAGCGATGGACAAGCTCAAGTCGATCGGGCGCCGCCGCGAGGAGCGCAAGTCCGCGGCCAGCGAGGTGAGCTTCAAGATCGGCGGCAATACCGAAGCCATCGCCGCACTCGCCGCGCGCCTGGTCCGCCACGCCCAGCGCTGCGAATTCGACGATGTGCGGCTGCGCCTGTGCTTCGTGCGCGCGCAGGAGCCGGACCTGCTGGCCCAGTTCGAGAACGGCGAGTTGGATCTGCTGCTGGGCTCGTCGATCCAGCTGCCGCCGGCGCTGCGCTTCCGCAAGCTCGGCGACGACCGCTACGTGATGGTCCAGCGCCTGCGGCATCCGCGCGGCGTCCACGCGCCCGCGCTGGCGGAGTACTGCGCGCTGCAGCACGTGGTGGTGAGCGAGCCGGGACAGGACGGCGCGCCGATCGACGACTGCCTGCTCGGTCGCGGCCACCGGCGCAGCGTCGCGGTGCAGCTGCCGCATTGGAGCAATGTGCGCGACATCCTGCTGGAAACCGACATGGTGGCCACCGTGCCGCTGAGCATGCTCGCCGCCGATCCGGCCAGCGAAGGGCTGGCCTGCTGCGAATTGCCGTTCGCCTTGCCGCCGATGCCGCTGGTGATCGCCTGGCACCGGCGCAGCGACCGCGATCCGCTGCACCGCCGGCTGCGCGAACATCGATTCGGCTTCGACGCCGACGATGCGGCCGCGCCGTTGCCGCGCGAGGCCCGCACCGGCGCGGTCGAACGCCTGCTCGCCGCCGTCGTCCCCGGAGCGGTGCAATGA
- the tssA gene encoding type VI secretion system protein TssA, translating into MSERLLQPLDGDEPCGPNLEYDPDFQTLEELAEPRPERTLGAGTIASEPIEWQRIADQADALLQRSKDLRVAVHWCAARLHLDGVAGWAQGVALMRALLEHHWDSVHPRLDPSENDDPTERINAVAGLADNERMLSYLRGARLFRGSHPAHFSLRELRIAQGTLKIDPADAAGLPGLSAMEACLRECPLQELSALDAALAGAIADLGAMADVFGERTSLSGPDFAALLRELRELRAFVHPALLERDASAAVAEAASADDGAATAPAASGRQGIERPEDVRRAIDQICDYYARVEPSSPVPLLLRRAQRLVGLDFAGLMRDLAPDGISQLQVISGQNHDD; encoded by the coding sequence ATGAGCGAGCGCCTGTTGCAGCCGCTCGACGGCGACGAACCGTGCGGCCCGAACCTGGAATACGACCCGGACTTCCAGACGCTGGAAGAGTTGGCCGAGCCGCGGCCGGAACGCACCCTCGGCGCCGGCACCATCGCCTCGGAACCGATCGAATGGCAGCGCATCGCCGACCAGGCCGATGCGCTGCTGCAACGGTCCAAGGACCTGCGCGTGGCCGTGCACTGGTGCGCGGCGCGTCTGCATCTGGACGGCGTGGCCGGTTGGGCGCAAGGCGTGGCGTTGATGCGTGCGCTGCTGGAACACCATTGGGACAGCGTGCATCCGCGCCTGGACCCGAGCGAGAACGACGATCCCACCGAGCGCATCAACGCGGTCGCCGGCTTGGCCGACAACGAGCGCATGCTGTCCTACCTGCGCGGCGCGCGCTTGTTCCGCGGCTCGCACCCGGCGCACTTCTCGCTGCGCGAACTGCGCATCGCCCAGGGCACGCTGAAGATCGACCCGGCCGATGCGGCCGGCCTGCCCGGCCTGTCGGCGATGGAAGCCTGCCTGCGCGAATGCCCGCTGCAGGAACTGTCCGCGCTGGACGCGGCGCTCGCCGGCGCCATCGCCGACCTCGGCGCGATGGCGGATGTATTCGGCGAACGCACTTCGTTGTCGGGCCCGGATTTCGCCGCGCTGCTGCGCGAGTTGCGCGAGCTGCGCGCGTTCGTTCATCCGGCGCTGCTGGAACGCGACGCCTCGGCCGCGGTCGCCGAAGCGGCGAGCGCGGACGACGGCGCCGCGACCGCGCCGGCTGCGTCGGGACGCCAGGGCATCGAGCGTCCCGAGGACGTGCGCCGCGCGATCGACCAGATTTGCGACTACTACGCGCGGGTGGAACCTTCCAGCCCGGTGCCGCTGCTGCTGCGCCGGGCGCAACGCCTGGTCGGGCTGGATTTCGCCGGGCTCATGCGCGACCTCGCGCCGGACGGGATTTCCCAGCTGCAAGTGATTTCCGGGCAGAACCACGACGATTGA
- a CDS encoding bifunctional serine/threonine-protein kinase/formylglycine-generating enzyme family protein → MKHTDERPRAADSDDATRVAPIRADAGATAASPDNAPAADETVVAPMRSAAPAAPAAHTHTHTPATDAPPASAPAPDAAPHADDATVVKRPAIDTERRRATSQSTSAGTTDWVALSADPAQAQVGVGTLLKGRFLLEREIGRGGMGVVYLARDERKVEARDRHPHIAVKVLNDDFRRHPDALIALQREARKAQSLAHDRIVRVYDFDKDGTVVFMTMEYIDGTDLRGLIRGRQGQGLPMAEAAGLIEGMGRALERAHRAGVVHSDFKPGNVMVDADGAAKVFDFGIARATRRVGEADDDRTVFDATTLGALTPAYASLEMLCGEQPAVADDVYAFGCVVYELLAGRHPFDKLSAQDAQAAGKYPKPIRGLSRRQNRALQRCLAFAAADRPGIAEVLEHLRPRGLRERARGYAVGAGALLLGGAAAAFLAQAYSRQQQSRQVLQRLAPGAADRYADEAQAGRALMALDEEDRRRLVADASAPIESFLLARIDHYWLPYRGREDYAGAQRVLAVREQLKLFSPRLETRRIELEQERNKILNELDTRLSRAIAAGALFEDQPGNAVAILGRIRAIDPNSRLLRHAQLALSYDAAIVQAIGGGQLESARVRLATARQVFPNDPNWPVREQQLLVAVSAPPPVAAEGIPAADAPLAALPAADPAAPAEPLAQAEEAAMKEAEIETRIESLRGAAAAGDADKVADLLQRIAELDPRHAFLGEGRRLLRDTVLGEARDLSRQGKWSDAAELCARRDDWSGDPAVRQAGLRYALAADLVRQDAIEPGAAAWPGLQGRARKLRAQDPRGLRLWQAELAGSNRRSAIAVRGLLQRLLAAPVEPAPAPAATTTAAPDTPAVADRADKKPEPLAACRAGAAAKARPCGDSLGSYGNGPVLVVVPRAGKKPLAIMRREIGFDNLKPFCDATRSCPDSSRWQGKTVARDLPLSLVQKYAQWLSGASRQAYRLPTDAEWIEAARAGGAEAVCEVAVTNRWGLVNMAGGVGEWVVDGSVVGVRGGPGNARACAGAAGVGNGRADARIGARLVKELK, encoded by the coding sequence ATGAAGCACACGGACGAGCGGCCGCGGGCCGCGGACAGCGACGACGCGACCCGGGTCGCGCCGATCCGCGCCGATGCCGGCGCGACGGCGGCGTCGCCGGACAACGCACCGGCGGCAGACGAGACGGTGGTGGCGCCGATGCGCTCGGCCGCGCCCGCTGCGCCTGCCGCCCATACCCACACCCACACGCCTGCGACGGACGCGCCGCCCGCATCCGCGCCGGCACCGGACGCCGCGCCGCACGCCGACGACGCCACCGTGGTCAAGCGTCCCGCCATCGACACCGAGCGGCGCCGCGCGACCTCGCAGTCCACCAGCGCCGGCACCACCGACTGGGTCGCGCTCAGCGCCGATCCCGCGCAGGCCCAGGTCGGCGTCGGCACCTTGCTCAAGGGCCGCTTCCTGCTCGAACGCGAGATCGGCCGCGGCGGCATGGGCGTGGTCTACCTGGCGCGCGACGAGCGCAAGGTCGAGGCGCGCGACCGCCATCCGCACATCGCGGTGAAGGTGCTCAACGACGATTTCCGCCGCCATCCCGACGCGCTGATCGCGCTGCAGCGCGAGGCGCGCAAGGCGCAGAGCCTGGCCCACGACCGGATCGTACGGGTCTACGATTTCGACAAGGACGGCACCGTCGTATTCATGACGATGGAATACATCGACGGCACCGACCTGCGCGGATTGATCCGCGGCCGCCAGGGCCAGGGCCTGCCGATGGCCGAAGCCGCCGGCCTGATCGAAGGCATGGGCCGCGCGCTGGAACGCGCGCACCGCGCCGGCGTGGTGCATTCGGACTTCAAGCCCGGCAACGTCATGGTCGACGCCGACGGCGCGGCGAAAGTGTTCGACTTCGGCATCGCCCGCGCCACCCGCCGCGTCGGCGAGGCCGACGACGACCGCACCGTGTTCGACGCGACCACGCTCGGCGCGCTGACCCCGGCCTACGCCAGCCTGGAGATGCTGTGCGGCGAGCAGCCGGCGGTGGCCGACGACGTCTATGCGTTCGGCTGCGTGGTCTACGAATTGCTCGCCGGGCGCCATCCCTTCGACAAGCTCAGCGCCCAGGACGCGCAGGCCGCCGGCAAGTATCCCAAGCCGATCCGCGGCCTGAGCCGGCGCCAGAACCGCGCCCTGCAGCGCTGCCTGGCGTTCGCGGCGGCCGATCGCCCCGGGATCGCCGAGGTGCTCGAACACCTGCGTCCGCGCGGCCTGCGCGAACGCGCGCGCGGCTACGCCGTCGGCGCCGGCGCATTGCTGCTGGGCGGCGCCGCGGCGGCGTTCCTGGCCCAGGCCTATTCGCGCCAGCAGCAGAGCCGGCAGGTGCTGCAGCGGCTCGCCCCCGGCGCCGCCGACCGCTACGCCGACGAAGCCCAGGCCGGCCGCGCGCTGATGGCGCTGGACGAGGAGGACCGGCGCCGGCTGGTGGCCGACGCCAGCGCGCCGATCGAATCGTTCCTGCTCGCGCGCATCGATCACTACTGGCTGCCGTACCGCGGCCGCGAGGACTACGCCGGCGCCCAGCGCGTGCTGGCCGTGCGCGAGCAGCTCAAGCTGTTCTCGCCGCGGCTGGAAACCCGGCGCATCGAACTGGAGCAGGAGCGCAACAAGATCCTCAACGAACTCGACACCCGGCTCAGCCGCGCGATCGCCGCCGGCGCGCTGTTCGAGGACCAGCCCGGCAACGCGGTGGCGATCCTCGGCCGGATCCGCGCGATCGATCCCAACAGCCGGCTGCTGCGCCATGCGCAACTGGCGCTGAGCTACGACGCGGCGATCGTACAGGCCATCGGCGGCGGCCAGCTGGAATCGGCGCGGGTAAGGCTGGCGACGGCGCGACAGGTGTTCCCGAACGATCCGAACTGGCCGGTGCGCGAGCAGCAACTGCTCGTCGCCGTCTCCGCGCCGCCGCCGGTTGCGGCCGAAGGCATCCCTGCGGCGGACGCGCCGCTCGCGGCGCTGCCTGCGGCCGACCCGGCAGCCCCGGCCGAGCCACTGGCGCAGGCGGAAGAAGCGGCGATGAAGGAGGCCGAGATCGAGACCCGGATCGAATCGTTGCGCGGCGCGGCCGCAGCCGGCGACGCCGACAAGGTCGCCGACCTGTTGCAGCGCATCGCCGAGCTCGATCCACGCCATGCCTTCCTCGGCGAGGGCCGGCGCCTGCTGCGCGACACCGTGCTCGGCGAGGCGCGCGACCTGTCGCGGCAGGGCAAGTGGAGCGATGCGGCCGAACTGTGCGCGCGACGCGATGACTGGAGCGGCGATCCGGCGGTGCGCCAGGCCGGGCTGCGCTACGCGCTGGCCGCCGACCTGGTCAGGCAGGACGCGATCGAACCCGGCGCCGCGGCGTGGCCGGGCCTGCAGGGCAGGGCGCGCAAGCTGCGCGCGCAGGACCCGCGCGGCCTGCGCCTGTGGCAGGCCGAACTGGCCGGGTCCAACCGGCGCAGCGCGATCGCGGTGCGCGGCCTGCTGCAGCGTCTGCTGGCCGCGCCGGTAGAACCGGCGCCTGCGCCAGCGGCCACAACCACGGCGGCGCCGGATACGCCAGCCGTGGCGGATCGCGCGGACAAGAAACCCGAACCGCTGGCGGCGTGCCGCGCCGGCGCGGCCGCCAAGGCGCGGCCGTGCGGTGACTCGCTCGGCAGCTACGGCAATGGACCGGTGCTGGTGGTGGTGCCGCGCGCCGGCAAGAAGCCGCTGGCGATCATGCGCCGCGAGATCGGCTTCGACAACCTCAAGCCTTTTTGCGATGCGACCCGCTCGTGTCCGGATTCGAGCCGCTGGCAGGGCAAGACCGTCGCTCGGGACCTGCCGCTGAGCCTGGTGCAGAAGTACGCGCAATGGCTCAGCGGCGCCAGCCGCCAAGCGTATCGGCTGCCAACCGACGCGGAGTGGATCGAAGCGGCCCGCGCCGGCGGCGCCGAGGCGGTGTGCGAAGTCGCGGTCACCAACCGCTGGGGACTGGTCAACATGGCCGGGGGCGTCGGCGAGTGGGTCGTCGACGGCAGCGTCGTCGGCGTGCGCGGCGGCCCCGGCAACGCGCGCGCCTGCGCCGGCGCGGCCGGCGTCGGCAACGGCCGCGCCGATGCCCGGATCGGCGCGCGCCTGGTCAAGGAGCTGAAGTGA
- a CDS encoding PP2C family protein-serine/threonine phosphatase, with protein sequence MNAGLLPMPDLHAGFGRFASDGLSDRGKLRDRNEDAILVREDLGLWAVADGLGGHSAGDYASRAVIERLDALQRPADLVEFIEAIEDALRAVNQELRELAQTRQVDIIASTVVLLVGAEDLAVCGWVGDSRAYGFDGARLAQLTRDHVASYDEDEDPSAPGAPMAGGALTRAIGADDELFVDWAVIARRPGQTFVLCSDGINKEMSDEEIAAECRRHGEPGALARRLLDTALARAGRDNISVVTVRRGGAEP encoded by the coding sequence ATGAACGCCGGCCTCCTGCCCATGCCGGACCTGCACGCCGGCTTCGGCCGTTTCGCCTCCGACGGCCTCAGCGACCGCGGCAAGCTGCGCGACCGCAACGAGGACGCGATCCTGGTGCGCGAAGACCTCGGCCTGTGGGCGGTCGCCGACGGCCTCGGCGGCCACAGCGCCGGCGATTACGCCAGCCGCGCGGTGATCGAGCGCCTCGACGCGCTGCAGCGTCCGGCCGACCTGGTCGAGTTCATCGAAGCCATCGAGGACGCCTTGCGCGCGGTCAACCAAGAGCTGCGCGAATTGGCGCAGACGCGCCAGGTCGACATCATCGCCTCGACCGTGGTGTTGCTGGTCGGCGCCGAGGACCTGGCGGTGTGCGGCTGGGTCGGCGACAGCCGCGCCTACGGTTTCGACGGCGCGCGCCTGGCGCAACTGACCCGCGACCACGTCGCCAGCTACGACGAAGACGAAGACCCGTCCGCGCCGGGCGCGCCGATGGCCGGCGGCGCGCTGACCCGGGCGATCGGCGCCGACGACGAGTTGTTCGTCGATTGGGCGGTGATCGCGCGCCGGCCGGGACAGACCTTCGTGCTGTGCTCGGACGGGATCAACAAGGAAATGAGCGACGAGGAGATCGCCGCCGAGTGCCGCCGCCACGGCGAGCCCGGCGCGCTCGCGCGGCGCCTGCTCGACACCGCGCTGGCGCGCGCGGGCCGCGACAATATTTCGGTGGTGACGGTGCGCCGGGGGGGCGCGGAACCATGA
- the tagF gene encoding type VI secretion system-associated protein TagF encodes MSAARATVGFYGKLPCVGDFVRRRLPDAFVAPWDAAMQRLLLSASGDDAPVRDDASRWRFALAPGVCGDRAWIGCVGASRDRVGRAFPLVLAAPLAAAAPAWFDAAERLHAQALRGEFADVEAFDRACARVRADAADDPRLAAWRRAHAGDEGRRCSLWWRADAPARRGAWIASVGLAFAEGGRELDLAYAPLPAQRTDLVEADA; translated from the coding sequence ATGAGCGCAGCGCGCGCCACCGTCGGTTTCTACGGCAAGCTGCCGTGCGTGGGCGATTTCGTCCGCCGCCGCCTGCCCGATGCGTTCGTCGCGCCGTGGGACGCGGCGATGCAGCGCCTGCTGCTGAGCGCGTCCGGCGACGATGCGCCGGTGCGCGACGACGCTTCGCGCTGGCGCTTCGCGCTGGCGCCGGGCGTGTGCGGCGACCGCGCCTGGATCGGCTGCGTCGGCGCCAGCCGCGACCGCGTCGGCCGCGCGTTTCCGCTGGTGCTGGCCGCGCCTCTCGCGGCCGCGGCGCCGGCCTGGTTCGATGCGGCCGAACGCCTGCATGCGCAAGCGCTGCGCGGCGAGTTCGCCGACGTCGAAGCCTTCGACCGCGCGTGCGCGCGAGTGCGCGCCGATGCGGCCGACGATCCGCGCTTGGCCGCATGGCGACGCGCGCACGCCGGCGACGAAGGCCGCCGCTGCAGCCTGTGGTGGCGCGCCGATGCGCCCGCGCGGCGCGGCGCGTGGATCGCCAGCGTCGGCCTGGCGTTCGCCGAAGGCGGCCGCGAACTCGACCTTGCGTACGCACCGCTGCCGGCGCAGCGCACCGATCTCGTCGAGGCCGACGCATGA
- the tssM gene encoding type VI secretion system membrane subunit TssM — translation MMSYLYRFIDFMRRKGLTDLAAFALTVILVWTGGPYFGTDSWYPLRSVQARLILIGAIGAGWLLWRGWRWWRERRAAGEMAQDLAAPAGEGADSPAARAGQEQARLRARFAEAMELLRKRKRRDGRGLDTLPWYLLIGAPGAGKSTLLQNSGLDFPLKEHFGGHTVAGVGGTRQCDWWFADQAVFIDSAGRYTTQDSDAAADGAAWQTFLGLLRKHRRRPLNGVIVAVSASDLLDPDEDRRRAHARAVRRRLDELGERLRATVPVYLVLTKCDLISGFGDFFAEFDGAGRDQVWGTTFPHGRDAPADPTTLFAAELELLLGRIDARALDRLQAFRDPQRRAGVLSFPQQLRLLQPQLQAFVHSAFGAHGYADQPWLRGVYFTSGTQHGHPIDRVLSTVARVFGLAPSRLPAPADKPRTFFVGRLLNEVMFAEAGLAGGYLGSERRKRALQVAAWVGLGAATLTLLFCLIGSYTNNRQRIGQVRDALADYPMEALPDATTEQEFYARALQRFDVLERTRNVAEPPGRPVPWSYRFGLYRGASLGADVQAAYLRDLNAVMLPALAQSLHLSLSRSSGDPQWLYQLLKGYLMLGQPARRDIGHLSALATTHWRRTLSDDPALRAALDRHLRALFAGGARALPLDERQIERARETLHTAEIPTLVYGGLVLARSGATPREAAPVRLDRKLGLLGEVFQRRSGTALSEPLPALYTRQAFAELSGGGIERAVREFLAEDWVLGGAKLDALARLQLTQQVLALYQRDYIAAWDRVLADIELRPVVGMGEASAVAAKLGGPGSPLKALLELVREHTHGLHAAKPARDKGAKAGGSAQDRSAADTDNEGGAGQGGDAAGEPIGLHFEPFNRLLSSEGGAMPLDQTMTTLTQMSRSLLSIGAGVGGVDQNDPALLIAAQQAEQLPAPASQWVAALAGRSRSLAADSAGESMRAGLRQSVGADCGLFVNGRYPFDPGASSEIPLRDFAELFAGGGRFDRFFQQSLAAKVDTGARRWQWKDGMREVEAGDVLARAQLADQIRQAYFGSGGLPQVAFTVSVAPQPGIGRVQLEVDGQSLEYADGVAARQSMTWPGPRAGFVKISAWDEQGQPLASKEYRGAWSWFRALQDGRLRREGDLNYVADIALGSAQLRIGVLPGSLRHPFADASVQRFRCP, via the coding sequence ATGATGTCGTATCTCTACCGCTTCATCGATTTCATGCGCCGCAAGGGTTTGACCGACCTGGCCGCGTTCGCGCTGACGGTGATCCTGGTCTGGACCGGCGGGCCGTACTTCGGCACCGACTCGTGGTATCCACTGCGCAGCGTGCAGGCGCGGCTGATCCTGATCGGCGCGATCGGCGCCGGCTGGCTGCTGTGGCGCGGCTGGCGCTGGTGGCGCGAACGCCGCGCCGCCGGCGAGATGGCCCAGGACCTCGCCGCGCCGGCCGGCGAGGGCGCCGACAGCCCCGCCGCGCGCGCCGGCCAGGAACAGGCGCGGTTGCGCGCGCGCTTCGCCGAGGCGATGGAACTGCTGCGCAAGCGCAAGCGCCGCGACGGCCGCGGCCTGGACACGCTGCCGTGGTACCTGCTGATCGGCGCGCCCGGCGCCGGCAAGAGCACGCTGCTGCAGAACTCGGGCCTGGACTTTCCGCTCAAGGAGCATTTCGGCGGCCACACCGTCGCCGGCGTCGGCGGCACCCGCCAGTGCGACTGGTGGTTCGCCGACCAGGCGGTGTTCATCGACAGCGCCGGCCGCTACACCACCCAGGATTCCGACGCGGCCGCCGACGGCGCCGCGTGGCAGACCTTCCTCGGCCTGCTGCGCAAACACCGGCGTCGTCCATTGAACGGGGTGATCGTCGCGGTCAGCGCCTCGGACCTGCTCGATCCCGACGAAGACCGCCGCCGCGCCCACGCGCGCGCGGTGCGCCGGCGCCTGGACGAACTCGGCGAGCGCCTGCGCGCGACCGTGCCGGTCTACTTGGTGCTGACCAAGTGCGATCTGATCTCCGGCTTCGGCGATTTCTTCGCCGAGTTCGACGGCGCCGGGCGCGACCAGGTCTGGGGCACGACCTTTCCCCACGGCCGCGACGCGCCGGCCGACCCGACCACGCTGTTCGCCGCCGAACTGGAACTGCTGCTGGGCCGCATCGACGCGCGCGCGCTCGACCGCCTGCAGGCGTTCCGCGATCCGCAGCGGCGCGCCGGGGTGCTGTCGTTCCCGCAGCAGTTGCGCCTGCTGCAGCCGCAGTTGCAGGCGTTCGTGCACAGCGCGTTCGGCGCGCACGGTTATGCCGACCAGCCGTGGCTGCGCGGCGTCTACTTCACCTCCGGCACCCAGCACGGCCATCCGATCGACCGGGTGCTGTCGACGGTGGCGCGGGTGTTCGGCCTGGCGCCGTCGCGGTTGCCGGCGCCGGCGGACAAGCCGCGCACCTTCTTCGTCGGCCGCCTGCTCAACGAAGTGATGTTCGCCGAGGCCGGGCTGGCCGGCGGCTACCTCGGCAGCGAGCGGCGCAAGCGCGCGCTGCAGGTGGCCGCGTGGGTCGGTCTCGGCGCGGCCACGCTGACCTTGCTGTTCTGCCTGATCGGCAGCTACACCAACAACCGCCAGCGCATCGGCCAGGTCCGCGACGCGCTGGCCGATTACCCGATGGAAGCGCTGCCGGACGCGACCACCGAGCAGGAGTTCTACGCCCGCGCGCTGCAGCGCTTCGACGTGCTCGAGCGCACCCGCAACGTCGCCGAGCCGCCCGGCCGGCCGGTGCCGTGGTCGTACCGGTTCGGTCTGTACCGCGGCGCCAGCCTCGGCGCGGACGTGCAGGCGGCGTACCTGCGCGATCTCAACGCGGTGATGCTGCCGGCGCTGGCGCAGTCGCTGCACCTCAGCCTGAGCCGCTCCAGCGGCGATCCGCAGTGGCTGTACCAGCTGCTCAAGGGCTATCTGATGCTGGGCCAGCCGGCGCGCCGCGACATCGGCCATCTCTCGGCGCTGGCGACGACGCACTGGCGGCGCACGCTGTCGGACGATCCGGCGCTGCGCGCGGCGCTGGACCGGCACCTGCGCGCCTTGTTCGCCGGCGGCGCGCGCGCCTTGCCGCTGGACGAGCGCCAGATCGAACGCGCGCGCGAAACCCTGCACACCGCCGAGATCCCGACCTTGGTCTACGGCGGTCTGGTGCTGGCGCGCTCCGGCGCGACGCCGCGCGAAGCGGCGCCGGTGCGGCTGGACCGCAAGCTCGGCCTGCTCGGCGAAGTGTTCCAGCGCCGCAGCGGCACCGCGCTGTCGGAACCGCTGCCGGCGCTGTACACCCGCCAGGCCTTCGCCGAACTGTCAGGCGGCGGCATCGAGCGCGCGGTGCGCGAGTTCCTGGCCGAGGACTGGGTGCTCGGCGGCGCCAAGCTCGACGCGCTGGCGCGGCTGCAACTGACCCAGCAAGTGCTGGCGCTGTACCAGCGCGACTACATCGCCGCCTGGGACCGGGTGCTGGCCGACATCGAGCTGCGGCCGGTGGTCGGCATGGGCGAGGCCAGCGCGGTTGCGGCCAAGCTCGGCGGTCCGGGCTCGCCGTTGAAAGCCTTGCTGGAGCTGGTGCGCGAGCACACCCATGGCCTGCATGCGGCCAAGCCGGCGCGCGACAAAGGCGCGAAAGCCGGCGGCTCCGCGCAGGACCGCTCCGCCGCCGACACCGACAACGAAGGCGGCGCGGGGCAGGGCGGCGATGCGGCCGGCGAACCCATCGGCCTGCATTTCGAACCGTTCAACCGGCTGCTGTCGAGCGAGGGCGGGGCGATGCCGCTGGACCAGACCATGACCACGCTGACCCAGATGAGCCGTTCGCTGCTGAGCATCGGCGCCGGCGTCGGCGGCGTCGACCAGAACGACCCGGCGCTGCTGATCGCCGCGCAGCAGGCCGAGCAACTGCCCGCGCCGGCCTCGCAATGGGTCGCCGCGCTGGCCGGACGCAGCCGCAGCCTGGCCGCCGACAGCGCCGGCGAATCCATGCGCGCCGGCCTGCGCCAGAGCGTCGGCGCGGACTGCGGCCTGTTCGTCAACGGCCGCTATCCGTTCGACCCGGGCGCCAGCAGCGAGATTCCGCTGCGCGACTTCGCCGAGCTGTTCGCCGGCGGCGGCCGTTTCGACCGTTTCTTCCAACAGTCGCTGGCGGCCAAGGTCGACACCGGCGCGCGCCGTTGGCAATGGAAGGACGGCATGCGCGAGGTCGAGGCCGGCGACGTGCTCGCGCGCGCGCAACTGGCCGACCAGATCCGCCAGGCCTACTTCGGCAGCGGCGGCCTGCCGCAGGTGGCGTTCACCGTCTCGGTCGCGCCGCAGCCCGGCATCGGCCGGGTGCAGTTGGAGGTCGACGGCCAAAGTCTGGAATACGCCGACGGCGTCGCCGCGCGCCAGAGCATGACCTGGCCCGGCCCGCGCGCCGGCTTCGTCAAGATCAGCGCCTGGGACGAGCAGGGCCAGCCGCTGGCGAGCAAGGAGTACCGCGGCGCGTGGTCGTGGTTCCGCGCCCTGCAGGACGGTCGCCTGCGCCGCGAAGGCGACCTGAACTACGTCGCCGACATCGCCCTGGGCAGCGCGCAACTGCGCATCGGCGTACTGCCGGGCAGCCTGCGCCATCCGTTCGCCGACGCGTCGGTGCAGCGGTTCCGTTGCCCATGA